The Mercurialis annua linkage group LG8, ddMerAnnu1.2, whole genome shotgun sequence genome window below encodes:
- the LOC126660448 gene encoding probable serine/threonine-protein kinase PBL10 — MGLCVSRTSETQLSHDRNGIAKVSSATEPSDGEILQSANLKSFCFDELKKATSNFSSNAILGEGGFGSVYKGWIEEHSLKAVSARRVTGTAIAVKMLDPMGIQGQQEWLTEIKYLGQFYHPNLVKLIGYCLENDHRLLVYEFMPNGSLENHIFIGETDIKALSWDRRIKVALGAAKGLAFLHHKVDAIHRDFKSSSILLDANYNTKLSGFGSGRDGPTGTNSHVSTRVMGNDYYAAPEYTSTGLGSFSLK; from the exons ATGGGGCTGTGCGTTAGTAGAACAAGTGAAACCCAGCTCAGTCATG ATAGGAATGGCATCGCCAAGGTCTCATCTGCAACAGAGCCTTCAGATGGTGAGATACTACAATCAGCCAATCTGAAGAGCTTTTGCTTTGATGAACTAAAAAAAGCCACTAGTAACTTCAGTTCCAACGCGATTCTCGGTGAAGGTGGTTTTGGTTCTGTCTACAAAGGGTGGATAGAGGAGCATTCATTGAAAGCTGTTTCTGCTAGGCGAGTGACTGGTACAGCTATTGCTGTAAAGATGCTTGATCCAATGGGTATCCAAGGTCAACAAGAATGGTTG ACAGAAATCAAATACCTGGGGCAATTTTATCATCCAAATCTTGTGAAATTGATTGGTTACTGCTTAGAGAATGACCATCGGCTTCTTGTCTATGAGTTTATGCCCAATGGAAGCTTGGAGAATCATATATTCATCG GGGAAACCGACATTAAAGCACTATCTTGGGATCGCCGAATAAAAGTTGCTCTTGGTGCTGCTAAGGGTCTAGCATTTCTTCATCATAAGGTTGATGCAATACATCGAGACTTTAAATCTTCTAGTATCCTGCTCGATGCA AATTATAACACCAAACTCTCTGGTTTCGGCTCGGGCAGAGATGGGCCAACAGGCACTAATAGCCATGTTTCCACGAGGGTCATGGGCAATGATTATTATGCAGCACCTGAATATACTAGTACAG GTTTGGGATCGTTCTCCTTGAAATAA